The window ATCGTGCCGTCCGGCAGCGTCGTGAACCACTCCGGGTGCGCGGCGACCCACGGGTGGTCCGGCGCGCACTGCAGGGCGAGGTCGAGCGCGACCTCCATGCCCAGCTCGTGGGTGCGTGCGACGAACGCGTCGAAGTCGTCGAACGTCCCTAGCTGCGGGTGGATCGCGTCGTGGCCGCCCTCCTCCGCGCCGATCGCCCACGGCGAGCCGACGTCGTCCGGGCCCGGCGTGAGCGTGTTGTTCTTGCCCTTGCGGTTGACCCGGCCGATCGGGTGGATCGGCGGCAGGTAGACGACGTCGAAGTTCATGTCGGCGATCGCGGGCAGCCGGCGCGCGGCGGTGCGGAACGTGCCGTGCACCGGCGGGCTGACGGCGTCCGAGCCGGGCTCGGGGACGACCGAGCCCTCCGACCGCGGGAAGAACTCGTACCAGGAGCCGTAGAGGGCCCGCTCCCTGTCGACCCACACGCTGAACGCGGGTGACCGGGTCACCAGGTCACGCACCGGCCGCTCGGCCATGGCCGGACCGAGGTCCAGTGCGGGTCCGATTCGCTCGGCCAGCGGCCGGGTGGTGTCGCGGAGCGCCGCGGCGGCCTCGAACAGTTCGTCCCGCCGCTGGCGGGGCGCGAACCGGCCGGCCTTGAGCAGCAGCCTGGCGCCGGTCTCGAGGTCGTTGGCCAGCTCCACCGCGGACTGGCCGACGGCGGTCTTGACCTCCACCGCGTGGTGCCAGGTCGCGTAGGGGTCACCCCATGCCTCGACGACGAACGTCCACCGCCCCGGCGTGTCGGCGACGACCGAGGCGTGCCATCGGTCGTTCTCACCCTTGACCATGGGAGTGAACGGTGTTCGCCGCCCGTCCGGGGCAGTCCACACCACGTTGGCTCCGACCGCGTCGTGGCCCTCGCGGAAGACCGTGGCGGAGACGGGCATGAGTTCACCCACGACGGCGCGCGCTGGATACAGACCAGCGGACACAACTGGGGTGATGTCTTCGATCGCGAAGCGTCCGGTCATCAAGGCCTACCGTATCGAGTCAGAGGGACGGTCGCGGTGACGGTCTGGGCGCTCTCCCAGCCGCGGGGTCCCCTGTGCACGATGCCGTGGAGTCCCCGTGGAGGTATAGCCGCCCCGGGCTGAAAATACTTGCGGGACACGGAGGCAATGTTCGCGCCCGTGACACGGGAACCAACCCCAGCGTCGGTAGGGTGCGCCCCGTGAGAGCCCTACGTCGTTTTACCGTGCGGGCCAAGTTGCCCGAACCACTGGCCCCGCTCGGCGAACTCGTGATGAACCTGAGGTGGTCCTGGAACCCGCCTACGGTCGACCTGTTCGCCTCCGTGGACCCGAAGGTCTGGGAGCAGGTCCGGCAGGATCCGGTGCGGCTGCTGGGCGAGGTATCCGGCCAGCGGCTGGAGGCCCTGGCCGCCGACGGTGACTTCCTGGCGCGCCTGAACGCGTCCCACGCCGAGCTGCAGCGTTACCTCACCGAGCCCCGGTGGTACCAGGAGCAGGCGCAGGCGGGTGCCGACTCCGGCCAGCCGCTGCCCGCCTCGATCGCCTACTTCTCGCCGGAGTTCGGCATCACCGAGGTGCTGCCGCAGTACTCCGGTGGCCTCGGCATCCTGGCCGGCGACCATCTCAAAGCCGCCAGCGACCTCGGCGCGCCGATCGTCGGCGTCGGTCTACTGTATCGATCCGGATACTTCAGCCAGTCGCTCACCGCGGACGGCTGGCAAGCCGAGCACTACCCGCCGCTCGACCCGCACGGCCTGCCGCTCCAGCGGCTCGCCGACGCCGACGGTTCGCCGCTACGGATCTCGGTGAACCTGCCGGAGAACCGGGTGCTGCACGCCCACGTCTGGAAGGCGCAGGTCGGCCGGGTTCCGCTGCTGCTGCTCGACTCCGACATCGAGGACAACGGCCCGACCGAGCGGCACGTCACCGACCGCCTGTACGGCGGCGGAGCCGACCACCGGCTGCTCCAGGAGATCCTGCTGGGCGTCGGCGGTGTGCGTGCGCTGCGCGCGTACGCGGCGCAGACCGGCGAGGCCGCCCCGGAGGTGTTCCACACCAACGAGGGACACGCCGGTTTCCTCGGCGTGGAGCGGATCCGGGAGCTCGTCCAGGGCAGTGGACTGACGTTCGACCAGGCGCTGCACGCGGTCCGTGCGGGAACGGTGTTCACCACCCACACGCCGGTGCCCGCGGGCATCGACCGTTTCTCGCGGGACCTGATCGCGCACGTGTTCGGCGCCGGCGTGCTCGCCGACGTTCCGGGAATCCCGATCGACCGCCTGCTCGCGCTCGGCGCCGAGGACGACCCCGGCGTGTTCAACATGGCCCACATGGGTCTGCGCCTGGGCCAGCGGGCCAACGGCGTCAGCATGCTGCACGGCGACGTCAGCAGGCACATGTTCAACGGCCTCTGGCCCGGGTTCGAGTCCAACGAGGTGCCGATCACCTCGGTCACCAACGGCGTCCACGCGCCGACCTGGGTGGCGCGGGAGACCGCGGCGCTCGGCGCCGGCCAGGTCAACGACGACCTGTGGGCGTCGATCGGCCAGGTGCCCGGCGAACAGCTCTGGCAGACCCGGCGGACGCTCCGCGCGAAGCTGGTCGGCGAGGTCCGCCGCCGGTTGCGCGAGTCGTCGCTGCGCCGCGGGCACACCGACGCCGAGCTCGGCTGGGTCGACTCGGTGTTCGACCCGGACGTCCTCACGATCGGGTTCGCCCGGCGGGTGCCCTCGTACAAGCGGCTGACGCTGATGCTGCGGGACCCCGACCGGCTGCGCTCGCTGCTGCTGGACGCCGAGCGTCCGCTGCAGATCGTCATCGCAGGGAAGAGCCACCCGGCCGACGAGGGCGGCAAGATGCTGATCCAGCAGATGGTGCGGTTCACCGACGACCCGGCCGTCCGCAACCGGATCGTGTTCCTGCCGGACTACGACATCGGCATGGCCCGGTACCTCTACTGGGGTTGCGACGTCTGGCTCAACAACCCGTTGCGCCCGCTGGAGGCGTGCGGGACGTCCGGCATGAAGGCGTCGCTCAACGGCGGGCTCAACCTGTCCATCCGGGATGGATGGTGGGACGAGATGTATGACGGCGAGAACGGCTGGGCGATCCCCACCGCGGACGGCGTCATCGACCCCGACCGGCGGGACGACCTGGAGGCCGCGGCCTTCTACGACCTGCTCAGCACCCACGTCCGGACGCTGTTCTACGACCGTGGCGAGGACGGGATCCCGGCGCGCTGGCTGGAGATGGTCCGGCACACGCTCAGCTCGCTCGGGCCGAAGCTGACCGCCACCCGGATGGTCAGCGACTACGTGGAGCGGCTCTATGCCCCGGCGGCGCGGAGCTCGGCCAAGGTGCTCGCCGACGACTTCGCCGGTGCGCGCCGGCTGGCCGAATGGCGCGGCCGGGTCGCCGAGCACTGGAACGGCGTCAAGGTGGCGCACGTCGAGTCGTCGGGCATCGGCGACACGCCCGAGCTGGGTGCGACCGTCAACGTCCGTGCCGAGGTCAACCTCGGCGGTCTGACGCCGGACGCGGTCTCGGTGCAGGCCTGCTACGGCACGGTCGATCTGGACGACGTCCTGCACGACGTTCACACGGTGCCGATGCGTCCGCTGGGCAACGGGGGTGACACCTACCGGTACGAGGCGGATATCCCGCTGGAGCAGGCCGGGCCGTTCGGGTACACGGTGCGTGTACTCCCGCACCACGAGTTGCTCACCGATCCGGTCGAGCTGGGCCTAGTGACGACCGCCTAGATGGGTTCTGGCCCATAATTCACGCATGGCGTATGCAGGCGGTGCCGGTCGGTCCGCCACGGATGCAGGAGAACCCGTGGCGGACCGCTCGGACGACGGGCGGGGACTGTCGAGCCTCGAGGACGAACTCCGAGTCGTCCACACGCGCATCGACCAGGCGAAGAGCCGGATGCGTCAGGCGATCGACGTCTTCGGGCTGCTCGGGTTCGGGCTGGCGTTCGTCGGGCTGATCGTCGTGGCCGGTCTCGCCGCGGTGTCGTTCGCCTCCGACGAGACCGGCGTCGGCATGCTGTTCAGCGCGCTGACGGTGGTGGCGCTGCCGATCGTCGCGATCGCCGCCTGGCACGCGTTCGGCCGGCTGTGGTCGCTCTCCCGGGAGCTGTCGGTGCTGCGCCGCAAGGAAGCGACGATCTTCTCCCAGCTGGAGAGCGTCGGCGGCCCGGCGCCTGCTCCCGATCTGGACGACACGAGGATCGACGCCGGCCCCCCGAGCGGGCTCGGTGGCTTCATGGGCGGCCTCGGCCGGGGGCCTCGCCGGGTCTCGCTGCAGGAACCGCCTCCGGGCAACACCGCCGACGGGTACCGGGAGATCACCGACCGGAACCGCGGCATCTTCGGGCGCGCGGCCTCGCTCTGGTTACTCGTCGGTGTGGGGATCCTGTTCCTGATCTTCGTCATCGGCGTGGCTCTCGGGTCGGCCAGCACCGGCTAGGGCCGCCGCCCGGCTAGGGCCGCGCTACCCGGAGCAGGACCGTGGACCAGGCGGACAGCGGGCGGGCCGTGCCACCGTCCAGCGTCTCGCCACCGTCCGGCAGATCCGGGCGGGCCGTGTCGAACACCACCTGGTAGCGCTCGGCCCACGGCGGGCCGGGCAACCGTACTTCGAGGTCACCATCGGCGGCGTGCACCCACAGCAGGTACGAGTCGTCGACGATCCGCTCGCCGCGTAGCGTCCGGTTCCGGATCTGTTCGCCGTTGAGGAACATCCCGAGCGTCCGGGCATCGTGCCGGTTCCAGTCATCCGGGCTCATCAGCCCGCCGTCCGGCCGGAACCAGCACAGGTCGCTCACCGGGCTCTCGACGTCGGTCGGCGCGCCCACGAAGAACGACCGCTGGCGGAACACCGGTGCCTTCGAGCGGAGTTCGAGCAGCCGCGACGTGAACGCGAGCAGGCTCTCGTCCTCCGGCGTCAGCTTCCAGTCCACCCAGGACACCTCGTTGTCCTGGCAGTACGCGTTGTTGTTGCCGCCCTGGGTTCGCCGCATCTCGTCGCCGGCCGTGATCATCGGCACCCCCGCGGACAGCACCAGCGTGGCCAGCGCGTTGCGGATCTGGCGGTTGCGCAGCGCGATCACCGCGCCGTCGTCGGTCTCACCCTCGACGCCGCAGTTCCAGGAGCGGTTGTCGTCGGTGCCGTCCCGGTTCTGCTCGAGGTTGGCGTCGTTGTGCTTGTGGTTGTACGTGAACAGGTCGCGCATCGTGAAACCGTCGTGCGCGGTGAGGAAGTTGATCGACGCGAACGGGCGCCTGCCGTCGTCCTGGTACAGATCGGACGAGCCGGAGAGCCGGTAGCCCAGCTCGCCGAGGCCCCGGATGCCGCCCCGCCAGAGGTCACGAACGGAGTCTCGGTAGCGGCCGTTCCACTCCGTCCACAGTGGCGGGAAGTTGCCCACCTGGTAGCCGCCGGCGCCGACGTCCCACGGCTCGGCGATGAGCTTGAGCTGGTTGACCACCGGGTCCTGGTGGATGACCGCCATGAACGCGGACAGCTGGTCGACGTCGTGCATGGACCGGGCCAGCGCGGACGCGAGGTCGAAGCGGAACCCGTCGACGCCGAGGTCGAGCGCCCAGTAGCGCAGCGAGTCCATCAGCATCTGCAGCACGGCGGGCTGCCGGGCGTCCAACGTGTTGCCGCAGCCGGTGTAGTCCACGTAGCGGCTGCCGTCCGACGGGTCGAGCCGGTAGTAGCCGCGGTTGTCGATGCCGCGGAAGCTCAGCGTCGGCCCGTCGCCGCCGCCCTCCGCGGTGTGGTTGTAGACGACGTCGAGGATGACCTCGATACCGGCCGCGTGCAGCGCGGCCACCATGTCGCGGAACTCCTCGACCTGACCGCCGGCGTCGCCGCGGGACGAGAAGCGGGAGTCCGGCGCGAAGTAGCCGAGCGTGTTGTAGCCCCAGTAGTTGGGCAGGCCCCGGGCGGCGATCGTGGGCTCGGTGACCATGTGATGCACCGGCAGCAGCTCGACCGAGGTGACCCCGAGCTTCACCAGATGGTCGATGACCGCCGGGTGGGCGAGGCCGGAGTAGGTGCCGCGCAGGTGGTCGGGCACGTCGGGGTGACGCATCGTGAAGCCGCGGACGTGCAGCTCGTAGATGACGGTGTCTTCCCAGGGCACCCGGGGCCTGGTGTGGGAGAGGCCGGTCGACCGCGCGAGCACGACCGAGCGCAGCGTGTAGGGCGCCGAGTCGCGCGGGTCGGGCCAGCCGCGGGACGAGTCGCCCGCGTGGCCGTACAGCGCCTGGTCGTAGGTGACCTGGCCGGAGTACGCGCGGGCGTACGGGTCCATCAGCAGCTTGGCCGGGTTGAAACGATGGCCGGCGATCGGGTTCCAGGGCCCGTGGACGCGGTAGCCGTACCGCTGGCCAGGGCCCGCGTTCGGCACGTACCCGTGCCAGACGTGGTACGTGCTCTCCTCGAGCATCAGCCGCCGCTCGTTGCCCGCCTCGTCGAACAGGCACAGATCGACGCCGACCGCGTGCGGGCTCCACAGCGCGAAGTTCACGCCGTCGCCGTCCCAGGTGGCCCCCAGCGGGAACGGGTGGCCCGGCCAGGGTCCGTCCGGGTCGGCCGTCGTTTCGCTCATCGTGCCCCCCAACAAGCCGGATGTGCACAGATTAGGGGGCGGGTCTGACAAACGTAACTAGTGCTCCCTCGATGTGTGGTTCTCCGCGGTACCGACGGCGTGCCGGGTGGGGGAGGGCGTCCGGCGCTGGCCCCGGTGTTGTTGGATGGGTGCGTGCCTGCCGCTTCCCGTTCGAACAGTTCTGCGGATCCGAACCGAGTCGTCGGCCGCGCGGCGGTTCCGCCGACGTCCGTGTCGCCGATCTTCTCCGTGACGTCCGGGGTCTCGGTGGTGCCGGCGTCGGCGCTCCCCCGGCCTGCTGCCGCTGCTGCTGCCGCCGCCCCGGCTCCGCGCACCTACCCGGAGCCTGATCCGGACGCCGTCCTCGACCTCGCCGGGGTCACCGTCTCCCGCAGCGGCAACGACCTGCTGGCCGAGGTCGACTGGCAGGTGCACGAGGACGAGCGCTGGGTGATCCTCGGCCCGAACGGCGCCGGGAAGACCACGCTGCTGTCGGTGGCTGCGGCCCGCCTGCACCCGACCCGGGGGCGCGTGGCGATCCTCGGTGAGCAGCTCGGCAAGGTGGACGTGTTCGAACTGCGTCCACGGATCGGCCTGTCGTCCGCGTCGCTGGCCGAGCGCATCCCGGCCGACGAGACCGTCGCGGACGTCGTGCTGACGGCCGCGTACGCGGTGGTCGGCCGCTTCACCGAAGAGTACGACGCGGTGGACGCCACGCGCGGCGGTGCGTTGCTGGCGCAGTTCGGCGTCGAGCACCTGGCCGCCCGGCTCTACGGCACGCTGAGCGAGGGCGAGCGCAAGCGCGTCCAGATCGCCAGGGCGCTGATGACCGACCCCGAGATTCTGATGCTCGACGAGCCGGCGGCGGGGCTCGACCTCGGTGGCCGCGAGGACCTCGTCCGTCGCCTGTCGACGCTGGCGAGCGACCCGGCGGCACCGGCGCTGGTGCTGGTCACGCACCACGTCGAGGAGATCCCGCCGGGTATGACGCACGCGCTGCTGCTGCGGCAGGGAGCGGTTGTCGCCTCCGGACCGCTGGCCGAGGCGCTGACCGCCGAGACGCTGTCCGAGACGTTCGGCCTGCGGCTGCGGCTCGACCAGCGGGACGGCCGCTACACCGCCAGAGCTGCCGGGAATCCGACAAAATAGGCAACGCGGTACGGCCGGTCCCGGCCTAGAGTGGACGGTAGGTAGTCCTGTCGTCGCTCGTCGGGGGCCTTCCGGTGAGTCCCGCTCGCACCACCGCGTTCGCTACTGGCCGCTTACCGTCCGGTGGCGGTTGAGCCATGGGCCGACACGACCAGATGGTCCTCGACATCGGCGAGGACGTCGACGGATACAGCGTGGAGTCGTTTGTCGCCAGGGGCGGCATGGCGGTCGTCTACAAGGCACGCGACCGCCGCCTCGGACGGCCGGTCGCGCTGAAGCTCATCGCACCGGAGCTGGCGTCCGACCCCACGTTCCGGGCCCGGTTCACCCGCGAGAGCGAGCTGGCGGCCTCCCTGGACCACCCGAACGTCCTCCCGATCTACCAGGCCGGGGAGATCGACGGGATGCTCTACACGGTCATGCGCTTCGTGGACGGCGAGGACCTGGACGCCGTCCTGAAGCGGCGTCGGCGGCTGACGCCCACCGAGACCGTCACGATCTTCACCGCGGTCGCCGCGGCGCTGGACGCGGCGCACGCCCACCGGCTCGTGCACCGGGACGTGAAGCCGGGCAACATCCTGCTTACCGGTTCCGACGACGCGAACGGCATGAACCTCGCCGCGCGGCACGTGTACCTCACCGACTTCGGGCTGACCAAGCGCAGCGCCGACGTCACCGGCCTCACCACCGCAGGACAGTTCCTCGGCACGATCGCCTACGTCGCGCCGGAGCAGATCGCGAACCAGCCGGTCGACCACCGCGCCGACGTGTACTCGCTGGGGTGCGTGCTCTACCACGTGCTGTCGGGGGCGCCGCCGTTCGCGCGGAACGACTACGTGGCGATGATGTGGGCGCACATCTCGACGCCCCCGCCGACGCTCACGTCCGCGGCGCCGGATCTGCCTGCCGCCGCGGACGCGGTGCTGCTCTCGGCGATGGCGAAGCGGCCCGGTGCGCGGCCGTCGAGCTGCGGTGCGCTGGTGGGGCAGCTCCGGGACGCGTTCGGGCTGAGCGCCGAAGCCCCGTTCCGGCTCGCCGAGCAGCCGCCGGGCCGGATCGCGGGCGTGCTCGACCGGTACGCGGGCGAGCCGGTCGACGAGAGCCCGACCGTGTCACGCGACTCCCCGCCCCCCGCCACTCCGACAGATCCCGCCCCCGCCGCCCCGATCGCGGCCGGCCCGGCCGCCGTCGGGCAGGTTGGCGCTGGCCCGGCCGCCGCTGGCCCGGCCGCCGCTGGCCCGGCCGCCGCTGGGCCGCCGCCTGGCCGGCCGCTGAACGGCTGGCCCGCGGGCCCCGGCCGCGCGCCGGTCTTCGGCCCCCCGGTGACCGGCCCCCCGGTGACCGGCCCCCCGGTGACCGGCCCCCCGGTGACCGGCCCCCCGGTGACCGGCCCCCCGGTGACCGGCAGCCCGGTGACCGGCAGCCCGGTGACCGGAGAGCCCATGACGGGCGGACTTGTGACGGGCGAGCCCGCGACGGGTGGGCCGGTGACGGGTGGGCCGGTGGCCGGGGAGCCCGTGACGGGTGGGCCTGTGACCGGCGGGGTGGCGTCGGATCCCGGCGTGGCGCCGCGTTCGCCCGCCGCAGCGTGGGGTGCCGGGCCCACGACCCGGGACGGTGGACCTCCGCCGGCGGGTTCCGACTCCGCCGGGACCGACCGGCCTGGTGGCATCGGCGGGGACGGGTGGGGCGGCGAGAGCGGCGATCGGTCGGCGGAGGTTCCGCCGAGCCTCGGGCATGCGCTCGTGCTGCGGCCGCCACCGGCAGAGCTGCCACCCGCCACGCCCCGCACGCCGCCGGACCGCTCCGGCGGCGACGCCCCGCGACGGCCCCGTCCGGCGCCGGAGCGGTACACACCCCCGACCCTGGCCAGCCATCGCCGGGATCCCGAGCCGCCGGTACCGCGCGACCGGACCCGGTTACGCGCGCTGCTCGGCGGACTGCTGGCGCTCGCGCTGGTCGTCTCGGGCGTCGTCACCTGGCTGGTCAGTCGCAACGACGACCCACCCGGGACGTCGCCCGGCGCCGCACCGTCGGCGACCGGTCCGGCGTCGTCGCCACCACCGAGCAACCCGGCGAGCATCGGGAAGCCGAGCATCGTCGGAACCGTGCAGGTCGGCAACGGCCCGCAGGGCCTCGTGTTCGCTCCGGACGGACGCCGGGTGTACGTCGCGAACAGCGACGCCCGGAACGTCTCGGTGATCGACACCGAAGACCGCCGCGTCGTAGCGACGATCGCGACCCGGGACCAGCCGCAGTACCTCGCGATGAGCCCGAAGGGCGACCGCCTCTACGTCTCCACGCACAACGCCGAGGGCGGCGGCAACGCGGTCGTGGTCGTCGACACCGCGAAACGGTCGGTCGTGACCCGGATCCCGATCGAGGACGAGGGCGAGGACGCGCACCCGTACGCGCTGGCCGTCTCACCGGACGGGGTGCTGCTCTACGTCCCCGATCACGACCGCAACCTGGTGCTGGTCATCGACACGACGATCAACCAGATGGTGATGCGGCTGGCGGTGCAGCCGGCGCCGCACTGGGTGGCTTTCTCCCCGGACGGTGGTAACACGGCCTATCTTGCCAACCACGAGTCCAACCTGCTCACGGTCGTCGACACCAGGAACACCGCGATCACCGCGACGATCCCGGTCGGCAAGAGCCCGCACAGCGTCGCCGTGACGCCGGACGGCACCCGGGCGTTCACCGCGAACTACGACGTCAACACGTCGTCCGTCGTGGACTTGGAGAAGCGAAGGACGGTTGGCACGGTCCCGGTCGGCGGTAACCCGCGCTGCGTCACGATCTCGGCCGACGGCCGGCACGCGTACTTCGCCGCGACCAGCGACGACACGATCACCGTCGTCGACACCAAGACGCTGAAACGGACGGCGTCGGTCAAGGTCGGCGCCGATCCGTACGTCATCGTGGTGTCACCGGACGGACGTACCGGCTGGGTGACCAACCGCGAGTCCGACAGCGTGTCGGTGCTGTCGCTCACTGCCTGAGCCCGGCGCCGCGCGGCGCGACTACCCGCCGGTAGGCTGCCGCCAACGGCGTCGAGGCCGGGCGGTCCGGCCGTCCGGAGAAGGGTGGTCGGAGCGGATGACCAGTGAGTTCGTGACGCTCGACGTGGCGGAGGGGGTCGGCACGATCCGGCTCACCCGGCCGCCGATGAACGCGCTCAACACCCAGGTCCAGGGCGAGCTGCGCGCGGTCGCTGAGGAGGCGAGCAGCCGGGACGACGTCCGGGCGGTGGTGCTGTACGGCGGGCCGAAGGTGTTCGCCGCGGGCGCGGACATCAAGGAGTTCGCGGACACCGACTACGTGCAGATGGTGGCGCGTGCGGAAGCGCTGACCGGGTCGCTCACCGCGGTCGCGCGGATCCCGAAGCCGGTGATCGCCGCGATCACCGGGTACGCGCTCGGCGGCGGGTGCGAGCTGGCGCTGACCGCGGACTTCCGGGTCTGCGGTGACAACGCGAAGCTCGGCCAGCCAGAGATCCTGCTCGGGATCATCCCCGGCGCGGGCGGGACGCAGCGGCTGACGCGGCTGGTCGGTCCGGCGAAGGCGAAGGACCTGATTTACTCCGGCCGGTTCGTGGACGCCGCCGAGGCGCTGGCGATCGGGCTGGTGGACAAGGTCGTCGCACCGGACGACGTGTACACCGCTGCCGTGGAGTGGGCGTCGCGGTTCGCGAAAGGGCCCGCGTACGCGCTGCGCGCCGCGAAGGCCGCGATCGACGGCGGGCTGGACGGTGACCTCGAGTCCGGGCTGCGGCTGGAGAGCCACCTGTTCGCGGGGTTGTTCGCCACCGAGGACAAGCGGATCGGCATGGAGTCTTTCCTGGCCAACGGCCCGGGCAAGGCTGAATTCAAGGGAGCATGAGGATGCCGACCGAAGACCCCGCTCCACCCGCCGCCGGCAAGACGCCGGCGAAGGCGCCGGTGCGGAAGGTCGCCGCCAAGAAGGTCGCCCCGAAGAAGGTGCCCGCGGGGACAACGTCCGCGAAGAAGACCGCGGCCGCCTCGGCGTCAGCGACGAAGGTGCCCGCGGGGACGGCGTCCGCGAAGAAGAGCGCGAGCGCTTCGGCGTCCGGGAAGAAGAACGCGGCGGCCTCGGCGTCCGCACGCATGACCGAGGTCGCGGCAGCGGCCTCGGCACGCCTGAAGACGCAGGCAGCGAAGCGGCCCGCCACCCCGGACGAGGTCGCCGCGGCCCGCAACGATCCCAAGCAGGCGAA is drawn from Cryptosporangium aurantiacum and contains these coding sequences:
- a CDS encoding alpha-1,4-glucan--maltose-1-phosphate maltosyltransferase; amino-acid sequence: MTGRFAIEDITPVVSAGLYPARAVVGELMPVSATVFREGHDAVGANVVWTAPDGRRTPFTPMVKGENDRWHASVVADTPGRWTFVVEAWGDPYATWHHAVEVKTAVGQSAVELANDLETGARLLLKAGRFAPRQRRDELFEAAAALRDTTRPLAERIGPALDLGPAMAERPVRDLVTRSPAFSVWVDRERALYGSWYEFFPRSEGSVVPEPGSDAVSPPVHGTFRTAARRLPAIADMNFDVVYLPPIHPIGRVNRKGKNNTLTPGPDDVGSPWAIGAEEGGHDAIHPQLGTFDDFDAFVARTHELGMEVALDLALQCAPDHPWVAAHPEWFTTLPDGTIAYAENPPKKYQDIYPLNFDNDRNGIYAEMLRVVQVWIDHGVKIFRVDNPHTKPTDFWHWLIWEVKKTHPDVIFLAEAFTRPAMMHHLAQIGFTQSYTYFTWRTAKWELEQYGRELVEAGHYMRPNFFVNTPDILHASLQYGGPAMFAIRAVLASMMSPTWGVYSGYELYEHVAVRPGSEEYLDSEKYQLRPRDWKQAEAEGRTLAPFLGRLNELRRAHPALQRLRNLRFHHVDNDALICFSKRLETPEKGADTVLVVCTLDPHNTHWGNTALDMPALGFDWHDRFRVVDELTGASFDWGQHNAVRLDPYQQVAHIFSIHRQTS
- the glgP gene encoding alpha-glucan family phosphorylase, whose product is MRALRRFTVRAKLPEPLAPLGELVMNLRWSWNPPTVDLFASVDPKVWEQVRQDPVRLLGEVSGQRLEALAADGDFLARLNASHAELQRYLTEPRWYQEQAQAGADSGQPLPASIAYFSPEFGITEVLPQYSGGLGILAGDHLKAASDLGAPIVGVGLLYRSGYFSQSLTADGWQAEHYPPLDPHGLPLQRLADADGSPLRISVNLPENRVLHAHVWKAQVGRVPLLLLDSDIEDNGPTERHVTDRLYGGGADHRLLQEILLGVGGVRALRAYAAQTGEAAPEVFHTNEGHAGFLGVERIRELVQGSGLTFDQALHAVRAGTVFTTHTPVPAGIDRFSRDLIAHVFGAGVLADVPGIPIDRLLALGAEDDPGVFNMAHMGLRLGQRANGVSMLHGDVSRHMFNGLWPGFESNEVPITSVTNGVHAPTWVARETAALGAGQVNDDLWASIGQVPGEQLWQTRRTLRAKLVGEVRRRLRESSLRRGHTDAELGWVDSVFDPDVLTIGFARRVPSYKRLTLMLRDPDRLRSLLLDAERPLQIVIAGKSHPADEGGKMLIQQMVRFTDDPAVRNRIVFLPDYDIGMARYLYWGCDVWLNNPLRPLEACGTSGMKASLNGGLNLSIRDGWWDEMYDGENGWAIPTADGVIDPDRRDDLEAAAFYDLLSTHVRTLFYDRGEDGIPARWLEMVRHTLSSLGPKLTATRMVSDYVERLYAPAARSSAKVLADDFAGARRLAEWRGRVAEHWNGVKVAHVESSGIGDTPELGATVNVRAEVNLGGLTPDAVSVQACYGTVDLDDVLHDVHTVPMRPLGNGGDTYRYEADIPLEQAGPFGYTVRVLPHHELLTDPVELGLVTTA
- the glgX gene encoding glycogen debranching protein GlgX; protein product: MSETTADPDGPWPGHPFPLGATWDGDGVNFALWSPHAVGVDLCLFDEAGNERRLMLEESTYHVWHGYVPNAGPGQRYGYRVHGPWNPIAGHRFNPAKLLMDPYARAYSGQVTYDQALYGHAGDSSRGWPDPRDSAPYTLRSVVLARSTGLSHTRPRVPWEDTVIYELHVRGFTMRHPDVPDHLRGTYSGLAHPAVIDHLVKLGVTSVELLPVHHMVTEPTIAARGLPNYWGYNTLGYFAPDSRFSSRGDAGGQVEEFRDMVAALHAAGIEVILDVVYNHTAEGGGDGPTLSFRGIDNRGYYRLDPSDGSRYVDYTGCGNTLDARQPAVLQMLMDSLRYWALDLGVDGFRFDLASALARSMHDVDQLSAFMAVIHQDPVVNQLKLIAEPWDVGAGGYQVGNFPPLWTEWNGRYRDSVRDLWRGGIRGLGELGYRLSGSSDLYQDDGRRPFASINFLTAHDGFTMRDLFTYNHKHNDANLEQNRDGTDDNRSWNCGVEGETDDGAVIALRNRQIRNALATLVLSAGVPMITAGDEMRRTQGGNNNAYCQDNEVSWVDWKLTPEDESLLAFTSRLLELRSKAPVFRQRSFFVGAPTDVESPVSDLCWFRPDGGLMSPDDWNRHDARTLGMFLNGEQIRNRTLRGERIVDDSYLLWVHAADGDLEVRLPGPPWAERYQVVFDTARPDLPDGGETLDGGTARPLSAWSTVLLRVARP
- a CDS encoding ABC transporter ATP-binding protein, whose protein sequence is MTSGVSVVPASALPRPAAAAAAAAPAPRTYPEPDPDAVLDLAGVTVSRSGNDLLAEVDWQVHEDERWVILGPNGAGKTTLLSVAAARLHPTRGRVAILGEQLGKVDVFELRPRIGLSSASLAERIPADETVADVVLTAAYAVVGRFTEEYDAVDATRGGALLAQFGVEHLAARLYGTLSEGERKRVQIARALMTDPEILMLDEPAAGLDLGGREDLVRRLSTLASDPAAPALVLVTHHVEEIPPGMTHALLLRQGAVVASGPLAEALTAETLSETFGLRLRLDQRDGRYTARAAGNPTK
- a CDS encoding protein kinase domain-containing protein, encoding MGRHDQMVLDIGEDVDGYSVESFVARGGMAVVYKARDRRLGRPVALKLIAPELASDPTFRARFTRESELAASLDHPNVLPIYQAGEIDGMLYTVMRFVDGEDLDAVLKRRRRLTPTETVTIFTAVAAALDAAHAHRLVHRDVKPGNILLTGSDDANGMNLAARHVYLTDFGLTKRSADVTGLTTAGQFLGTIAYVAPEQIANQPVDHRADVYSLGCVLYHVLSGAPPFARNDYVAMMWAHISTPPPTLTSAAPDLPAAADAVLLSAMAKRPGARPSSCGALVGQLRDAFGLSAEAPFRLAEQPPGRIAGVLDRYAGEPVDESPTVSRDSPPPATPTDPAPAAPIAAGPAAVGQVGAGPAAAGPAAAGPAAAGPPPGRPLNGWPAGPGRAPVFGPPVTGPPVTGPPVTGPPVTGPPVTGPPVTGSPVTGSPVTGEPMTGGLVTGEPATGGPVTGGPVAGEPVTGGPVTGGVASDPGVAPRSPAAAWGAGPTTRDGGPPPAGSDSAGTDRPGGIGGDGWGGESGDRSAEVPPSLGHALVLRPPPAELPPATPRTPPDRSGGDAPRRPRPAPERYTPPTLASHRRDPEPPVPRDRTRLRALLGGLLALALVVSGVVTWLVSRNDDPPGTSPGAAPSATGPASSPPPSNPASIGKPSIVGTVQVGNGPQGLVFAPDGRRVYVANSDARNVSVIDTEDRRVVATIATRDQPQYLAMSPKGDRLYVSTHNAEGGGNAVVVVDTAKRSVVTRIPIEDEGEDAHPYALAVSPDGVLLYVPDHDRNLVLVIDTTINQMVMRLAVQPAPHWVAFSPDGGNTAYLANHESNLLTVVDTRNTAITATIPVGKSPHSVAVTPDGTRAFTANYDVNTSSVVDLEKRRTVGTVPVGGNPRCVTISADGRHAYFAATSDDTITVVDTKTLKRTASVKVGADPYVIVVSPDGRTGWVTNRESDSVSVLSLTA